Proteins from a genomic interval of Shewanella seohaensis:
- the ppsA gene encoding phosphoenolpyruvate synthase, which translates to MQQYVLWYQELGMGDVNKVGGKNASLGEMISNLANAGVQVPGGFATTSFAFNEFLEQSGLNQKIYDILATLDVDDVNALAQVGAQIRQWVIDTPFQPALEQAIREAYDKLAAETSDASFAVRSSATAEDMPDASFAGQQETFLNVKGFDSVLVAIKHVFASLFNDRAISYRVHQGYEHHGVALSAGVQRMVRSDKAASGVMFTMDTESGNNDVVFITSSFGLGEMVVQGAVNPDEFYVHKPILTQGHKAVVRRNIGSKLIQMVYSDDASHGKQVKIEDVAAEKRRQFSISDEEVMELAKQAMIIEKHYGRPMDIEWAKDGNDGKLYIVQARPETVRSREDVQLIERYHLKSRGAVISEGRAIGHKVGSGVAKVLTSIADMDQIQPGDVLVTDMTDPDWEPIMKRASAIVTNRGGRTCHAAIIARELGVPAVVGCGDVTDRIKNGQLVTVSCAEGDTGYIYEGKQEFEVVSNRVDALPPLPMKIMMNVGNPDRAFDFARLPNEGVGLARLEFIINRMIGIHPKALLEFNQQDAALQEEINEMIAGYDSPVEFYIARLVEGIASIGSAFHPKKVIVRMSDFKSNEYANLVGGDRYEPEEENPMLGFRGASRYISESFRDCFALECEAIKRVRNEMGLKNVEVMIPFVRTVKEAEQVIGLLKEQGLERGKDGLRVIMMCEVPSNALLADQFLEHFDGFSIGSNDLTQLSLGLDRDSGIISHLFDERNEAVKILLSMAIKAAKAKGAYIGICGQGPSDHADFAAWLVEQGIDTVSLNPDTVIDTWLYLAEAHG; encoded by the coding sequence GTGCAGCAATATGTACTCTGGTATCAAGAATTAGGCATGGGTGACGTCAACAAGGTAGGCGGTAAGAATGCCTCTCTTGGGGAGATGATCAGCAATCTAGCTAATGCAGGTGTTCAAGTGCCTGGTGGCTTTGCGACCACATCTTTTGCGTTCAATGAATTTCTTGAACAAAGCGGACTTAACCAGAAGATTTATGACATCCTAGCAACATTGGATGTAGATGATGTCAATGCACTGGCACAAGTAGGTGCACAGATCAGACAATGGGTTATTGATACCCCGTTCCAACCAGCTCTAGAGCAAGCGATTCGTGAAGCTTACGACAAACTTGCCGCTGAAACGAGCGATGCATCATTCGCGGTGCGTTCTTCTGCTACCGCAGAAGACATGCCAGATGCTTCTTTTGCTGGTCAGCAAGAAACCTTCTTAAACGTGAAAGGATTTGACTCAGTACTCGTGGCGATTAAGCACGTGTTCGCGTCACTGTTTAACGACCGAGCTATCTCATACCGTGTGCACCAAGGTTATGAACACCACGGTGTTGCCCTTTCTGCTGGCGTACAGCGTATGGTTCGCTCTGACAAAGCGGCTTCAGGGGTGATGTTCACCATGGATACTGAGTCCGGTAATAACGATGTGGTCTTTATCACTTCATCTTTCGGTCTGGGTGAGATGGTTGTACAAGGTGCCGTAAACCCTGATGAGTTCTATGTTCACAAACCCATCCTCACTCAAGGCCATAAAGCCGTTGTTCGCCGTAATATCGGTAGCAAGCTCATCCAGATGGTGTATTCCGATGATGCTTCTCACGGCAAACAAGTGAAAATTGAAGACGTTGCTGCTGAAAAACGTCGTCAATTCTCAATTAGCGACGAAGAAGTGATGGAGCTGGCTAAGCAAGCCATGATCATCGAGAAACACTATGGTCGTCCAATGGACATCGAGTGGGCAAAAGATGGTAACGATGGCAAACTCTATATCGTTCAAGCACGTCCAGAAACGGTTCGTAGCCGTGAAGACGTACAATTAATTGAACGTTACCACTTAAAGAGCCGTGGCGCGGTGATCTCTGAAGGTCGTGCTATCGGTCATAAAGTGGGTTCAGGTGTGGCTAAGGTATTAACTTCAATCGCTGACATGGATCAAATCCAACCTGGCGATGTGTTAGTGACCGACATGACTGACCCAGATTGGGAACCAATCATGAAGCGTGCTAGCGCTATCGTCACAAACCGTGGTGGCCGTACTTGTCACGCTGCGATTATTGCCCGTGAATTAGGTGTACCAGCGGTAGTGGGTTGTGGCGACGTGACCGACCGTATCAAGAATGGTCAGTTAGTGACGGTTTCTTGCGCCGAAGGTGATACTGGTTACATCTACGAAGGTAAGCAAGAGTTCGAAGTGGTATCTAACCGCGTTGACGCACTGCCTCCATTACCGATGAAGATCATGATGAACGTGGGTAACCCTGACCGCGCCTTTGACTTTGCCCGTCTACCTAACGAAGGTGTGGGTCTGGCCCGTTTAGAATTCATCATCAACCGTATGATCGGTATTCACCCTAAGGCACTGCTTGAGTTCAACCAACAAGACGCTGCGTTGCAGGAAGAAATCAACGAGATGATCGCAGGTTACGACTCTCCAGTTGAGTTCTACATTGCCCGCTTAGTCGAAGGTATCGCCTCAATCGGTTCTGCTTTCCATCCGAAGAAAGTGATCGTGCGTATGTCAGACTTTAAGTCTAACGAGTACGCTAACTTAGTAGGTGGTGACCGTTACGAGCCAGAGGAAGAGAACCCAATGCTGGGCTTCCGTGGTGCGAGCCGTTATATCTCTGAATCGTTCCGTGACTGCTTCGCCCTAGAGTGTGAAGCCATCAAGCGTGTTCGTAACGAGATGGGTCTGAAAAACGTTGAAGTGATGATCCCATTCGTCCGTACCGTGAAAGAAGCCGAGCAAGTAATTGGACTGCTGAAAGAGCAGGGCTTAGAGCGTGGTAAAGATGGTCTGCGCGTCATCATGATGTGTGAAGTGCCTTCTAACGCGCTGTTAGCCGACCAGTTCCTCGAGCACTTCGATGGTTTCTCTATCGGTTCAAATGACTTGACTCAGCTCTCACTCGGTCTTGACCGTGACTCAGGGATTATCAGCCACCTGTTCGATGAGCGTAACGAAGCCGTTAAGATCCTGCTGTCTATGGCCATTAAAGCGGCTAAGGCTAAGGGCGCTTACATCGGTATCTGTGGTCAAGGACCTTCAGATCACGCTGATTTCGCCGCCTGGTTAGTTGAACAAGGTATCGATACCGTATCGTTAAACCCTGATACAGTGATTGATACTTGGTTATATTTAGCCGAAGCGCACGGTTGA
- a CDS encoding response regulator transcription factor gives MKLENLNIIIADDHPLFRNALRQALSSAFEHTQWYEADSADALQSVLDSQNVSYDLVLLDLQMPGSHGYSTLIHLRSHYPELPVVVISAHEDINTISRAIHYGGSGFIPKSASMETLKEALTAVLFGDIWLPAGAEIIPIEDDDTDKMANKLSDLTPQQYKVLQMFAEGLLNKQIAYDLGVSEATIKAHATAIFRKLGVRNRTQAVIALGQLEMDKVDLT, from the coding sequence ATGAAGCTAGAAAACTTAAATATTATTATTGCCGATGACCATCCATTGTTTCGAAATGCACTACGTCAAGCCCTCAGTAGCGCCTTTGAGCACACCCAATGGTATGAGGCCGACAGTGCCGATGCCTTACAGTCTGTATTAGATTCACAGAATGTGAGTTACGATTTGGTTTTGCTGGATCTGCAAATGCCTGGCTCCCACGGCTATTCGACGCTTATTCACCTGCGCTCCCATTACCCTGAATTGCCTGTGGTGGTGATTTCGGCCCATGAGGATATCAATACCATTAGCCGTGCTATCCATTATGGCGGCAGTGGTTTTATTCCTAAATCGGCATCGATGGAAACCTTAAAAGAAGCGCTCACCGCCGTATTATTTGGGGATATCTGGTTACCCGCTGGTGCTGAAATCATCCCGATTGAAGATGATGATACGGATAAGATGGCCAATAAACTCTCCGACTTGACGCCGCAGCAATACAAAGTGTTGCAGATGTTCGCCGAGGGCTTACTCAATAAGCAAATCGCCTATGACTTAGGTGTGTCTGAAGCCACCATCAAAGCCCACGCTACCGCGATTTTTAGAAAGCTGGGTGTCCGTAATCGTACTCAAGCCGTTATTGCCTTAGGCCAGCTTGAAATGGATAAAGTGGATTTGACCTAA
- a CDS encoding 3-deoxy-7-phosphoheptulonate synthase, with protein sequence MTIKTDELRTSLLAKVISPAQLASEYPLTQDAADYLVQQRREVEAIIMGEDQRLLVIIGPCSIHDTQAALDYARRLAVLHQELKDDLCILMRVYFEKPRTIVGWKGLISDPDLDGSFEPNKGLRIARELLQQITELKLPIATEFLDMVNGQYIADLITWGAIGARTTESQVHREMASALSCPVGFKNGTDGNINIAVDAVRAAKVPHIFYSPDKDGAMSVYRTHGNPYGHIILRGGKKPNYFEQDIEEARLKLESVNVTPRVVVDFSHGNSEKNHLKQLVVADNIMAQMRAGSTAIAGVMAESFLQEGNQKVVEGQPLCYGQSITDACLHWDDSEKLLRDLAKASRDRREFLGK encoded by the coding sequence ATGACCATTAAAACAGACGAATTACGCACTTCCTTATTAGCTAAAGTCATCTCACCTGCACAACTGGCATCTGAGTACCCGTTAACCCAAGATGCAGCCGATTATCTCGTACAACAACGTCGTGAAGTCGAAGCCATTATTATGGGCGAAGATCAACGCCTATTAGTGATCATTGGCCCCTGCTCTATCCATGATACTCAAGCCGCCCTCGACTACGCTCGCCGTTTAGCGGTATTGCACCAAGAGTTAAAGGACGATCTCTGCATTTTAATGCGTGTGTATTTTGAAAAACCCCGCACTATCGTCGGTTGGAAGGGGTTAATCTCCGATCCTGATTTAGATGGCAGCTTCGAGCCAAATAAAGGTTTACGTATTGCTCGGGAGTTATTGCAACAAATCACTGAGCTGAAGTTACCGATTGCCACCGAATTTTTAGACATGGTGAATGGTCAATACATTGCCGACTTAATTACCTGGGGCGCTATCGGCGCCCGCACCACAGAAAGCCAAGTTCACCGTGAAATGGCCTCGGCGCTCTCCTGCCCCGTTGGCTTTAAAAACGGTACCGATGGCAATATTAATATTGCCGTCGATGCGGTGCGCGCAGCAAAAGTGCCGCATATCTTCTATTCACCGGATAAAGACGGCGCCATGTCAGTGTATCGCACCCATGGTAACCCTTACGGCCACATTATTTTACGTGGCGGTAAAAAGCCGAATTACTTTGAACAAGACATTGAAGAAGCAAGATTAAAACTTGAGTCTGTCAATGTAACGCCGCGCGTGGTGGTCGATTTTAGCCACGGCAACAGTGAAAAGAACCACCTAAAGCAGCTTGTGGTTGCCGACAATATCATGGCGCAAATGCGCGCGGGCAGCACGGCAATTGCCGGGGTGATGGCCGAAAGTTTCTTACAGGAAGGCAATCAGAAGGTGGTTGAGGGTCAACCTCTGTGTTACGGCCAAAGCATCACAGATGCTTGCCTGCATTGGGATGACTCGGAGAAATTACTGCGCGATCTGGCTAAGGCCTCCCGCGATAGACGTGAGTTTCTCGGCAAATAA
- the cysB gene encoding HTH-type transcriptional regulator CysB: MKLQQLRYIAEVVKHNLNVSATAENLYTSQPGISKQVRMLEDELGIQIFGRSGKHLTHVTPAGQQVINIANDILGKVESIKKVSEEYTKPDQGELNIATTDTQARYALPHIIRQFIDRYPKVNLHMHQGTPSQISEQAARGDADFAIATEAMHLYSDLIMLPCYHWNRSVVVPKDHPLATRTHISIEDLARFPLVTYVFGFDRASEIEKAFNRANLEPRVVFSATSADVLKTYVRLGLGVGVIASMAIDPNIDKDLVAIDAGHLFAHSTTKIGFRKGSFLRSYMYDFIQHFAPHLTRDVVEKAVALRDQQLIDEMFADKNLPMR; this comes from the coding sequence ATGAAACTGCAACAGCTCAGGTATATTGCTGAGGTCGTCAAACACAACCTTAACGTATCGGCCACCGCGGAAAATTTATATACATCGCAACCTGGGATCAGTAAGCAAGTTCGCATGTTGGAAGATGAATTAGGCATTCAAATCTTCGGTCGCAGCGGTAAACATTTGACCCACGTGACACCCGCCGGACAACAGGTGATTAATATCGCCAATGACATCTTAGGCAAAGTCGAAAGCATCAAAAAAGTCTCCGAGGAATACACTAAACCTGATCAGGGTGAATTGAATATCGCGACCACGGATACGCAGGCGCGGTATGCGTTACCCCATATCATTCGCCAATTCATTGACCGTTATCCTAAAGTCAACCTGCATATGCACCAAGGCACGCCATCGCAGATCAGCGAACAAGCGGCGCGTGGCGATGCTGATTTTGCGATTGCCACCGAAGCGATGCACTTGTATTCCGACTTAATCATGTTGCCTTGTTACCATTGGAATCGCTCGGTTGTTGTTCCCAAAGATCATCCATTGGCGACCCGTACCCATATCAGTATTGAAGATTTAGCCCGTTTCCCATTAGTCACTTATGTGTTTGGTTTTGACCGTGCATCGGAAATTGAAAAAGCTTTTAACCGCGCCAATCTCGAGCCGCGGGTGGTCTTTAGTGCGACCAGCGCCGATGTGCTGAAAACCTATGTACGTTTAGGCTTAGGAGTTGGGGTGATAGCTTCAATGGCGATTGACCCTAATATCGATAAAGACTTAGTGGCTATCGATGCGGGCCATTTATTTGCCCACAGCACGACTAAGATTGGTTTTAGAAAGGGCAGTTTCTTACGTAGTTATATGTATGATTTTATTCAACATTTTGCACCACATTTGACTCGCGATGTCGTTGAAAAGGCGGTGGCATTACGCGATCAGCAATTGATTGATGAAATGTTTGCCGATAAAAACCTGCCAATGCGTTAA
- a CDS encoding acyl-CoA thioesterase: MPNSLDSSRPAFSDAIEQRINQSEARVIKAVFPSITNHHNTLFGGEALAWMDETAFIAATRFCRKTLVTVSSDRIDFKKPIPAGTLAELIARVIHVGNTSLKVEVNIFVEDMYQDHREHAIRGVFTFVAVDEQRHPTQVWTAE, encoded by the coding sequence ATGCCAAACTCGCTCGACTCTAGCCGCCCTGCCTTTTCTGACGCCATCGAACAGCGGATCAATCAATCCGAAGCGCGGGTGATCAAGGCCGTATTTCCATCTATTACCAATCACCACAACACCTTGTTCGGTGGCGAAGCGTTAGCATGGATGGATGAAACCGCTTTTATTGCGGCGACTCGCTTTTGCCGTAAAACCTTAGTGACCGTCAGCTCCGACAGAATCGACTTTAAAAAACCTATTCCAGCGGGCACATTAGCCGAACTCATCGCCCGTGTGATCCATGTGGGTAATACCTCGTTAAAGGTGGAAGTGAATATTTTCGTCGAGGACATGTATCAAGATCACCGCGAACATGCGATCCGCGGTGTATTCACCTTTGTTGCGGTTGACGAACAACGCCATCCGACTCAGGTGTGGACCGCTGAATAA
- the topA gene encoding type I DNA topoisomerase has translation MGKSLVIVESPAKAKTINKYLGKEFIVKSSVGHIRDLPTSSSSDGNEKVKSAAEVKKMSPEEKARYKKVKDHQALVSRMGVNPEKGWAAKYQILPGKEKVVKELQALADSADQIYLATDLDREGEAIAWHLQEVIGGDPSRYQRVVFNEITKSAIQEAFSKPSSLDTNMVNAQQARRFLDRVVGFMVSPLLWKKVARGLSAGRVQSVAVRLVVERESEIKAFVPEEFWDVHAQLNTPASEALRMEVVKYLDSAFEPTNEQQALAAVQALSSASFKVIAREDKATQSKPSAPFITSTLQQAASTRLGFGVKKTMMMAQRLYEAGHITYMRTDSTNLSQEALDSVREMIGKEYGAKYLPAEPIRYGSKEGAQEAHEAIRPSNVNVEAAALTDMERDAQRLYELIWRQFVSCQMTPAQYDATKLTVKAGDYELKATGRILRFDGWTRVQTALKKKNEEDNTLPSVNEGDLLSLVELEPKQHFTKPPARYSEASLVKELEKRGIGRPSTYATIISTIQERGYVKVENRRFYAEKMGEIVSERLVGSFAELMSYDFTASMEQTLDDVASGELDWKKVLDGFYADFTKQLEKAELAPEEGGMRLNQMVMTNIKCPTCGRPMGIRTGTTGVFLGCSGYELPPKERCKTTMNLTPGIEAISDSEDAETDALRAKHRCGICGTAMDSYLIDEKRKLHVCGNNPICEGYEVEEGQFKIKGYEGPLIECDRCGHDMELKNGRFGKYFGCTNEECKNTRKLLKNGEAAPPKEDPIYLPELKCSKSDAHFVLRDGAAGIFLAASTFPKSRETRAPLVEELVKYRELLWPKYQYLADAPIADDEGNKAAVKFSRKTKEQYVATEVDGKATGWSAHYVNGKWVTESTAKKAKK, from the coding sequence ATGGGTAAATCGCTAGTTATTGTCGAATCACCGGCCAAAGCCAAGACTATTAATAAATATCTCGGCAAAGAATTCATCGTAAAATCGAGTGTGGGGCATATCCGTGACCTACCAACCTCTTCTTCATCTGACGGCAATGAAAAGGTGAAATCCGCCGCCGAAGTGAAGAAGATGTCGCCAGAAGAAAAGGCGCGATATAAAAAGGTGAAAGACCACCAGGCGCTGGTGTCGCGTATGGGCGTTAACCCTGAAAAGGGCTGGGCGGCTAAATATCAAATCCTACCGGGTAAAGAGAAAGTCGTTAAAGAGCTGCAAGCCTTAGCCGATTCTGCTGACCAAATCTATCTCGCAACGGACTTAGACCGTGAAGGGGAAGCCATCGCCTGGCATTTACAAGAGGTGATTGGTGGCGATCCTTCACGGTATCAACGCGTTGTGTTTAACGAGATCACCAAATCTGCGATTCAAGAAGCCTTTAGTAAACCTTCTTCCCTCGACACCAATATGGTGAATGCCCAGCAGGCACGACGCTTTTTAGACCGTGTCGTCGGCTTTATGGTGTCACCATTGTTGTGGAAGAAGGTTGCCCGCGGGTTATCCGCAGGACGGGTACAATCCGTGGCTGTGCGTCTTGTGGTGGAGCGTGAAAGCGAAATCAAAGCCTTCGTACCTGAAGAGTTTTGGGATGTGCACGCACAGTTGAATACGCCTGCGAGCGAAGCGCTGCGCATGGAAGTGGTTAAGTACTTAGACTCAGCCTTCGAGCCAACAAACGAGCAGCAAGCGTTAGCCGCCGTTCAAGCCTTATCTTCTGCCAGCTTTAAAGTGATCGCTCGTGAAGATAAAGCGACCCAAAGTAAACCTTCGGCTCCTTTTATTACTTCTACTCTGCAACAAGCGGCCAGTACTCGCTTAGGCTTTGGGGTGAAGAAAACCATGATGATGGCACAGCGCTTGTACGAAGCGGGTCACATCACTTATATGCGTACCGATTCGACAAACTTAAGCCAAGAAGCGTTAGACAGTGTGCGTGAGATGATCGGCAAGGAATACGGCGCCAAGTATTTACCTGCCGAACCAATTCGCTACGGCTCTAAGGAAGGCGCACAAGAGGCGCACGAAGCGATTCGTCCATCAAACGTGAATGTCGAAGCGGCTGCCTTAACTGATATGGAACGTGATGCACAGCGCCTTTACGAGCTTATTTGGCGTCAGTTTGTCTCATGTCAGATGACACCAGCCCAATACGATGCGACCAAACTCACGGTCAAGGCGGGTGACTATGAACTGAAAGCGACGGGACGTATCCTGCGCTTTGACGGTTGGACTCGTGTTCAAACCGCATTGAAAAAGAAAAATGAAGAAGACAATACCTTGCCCTCGGTGAACGAAGGTGATCTGTTGTCTCTGGTCGAATTAGAGCCTAAGCAACACTTTACTAAGCCGCCTGCCAGATACAGCGAAGCGTCATTGGTAAAAGAATTAGAGAAGCGTGGTATCGGTCGTCCTTCAACCTATGCCACTATTATTTCGACGATTCAAGAGCGGGGTTATGTCAAAGTTGAAAACCGCCGTTTCTACGCAGAGAAAATGGGCGAGATTGTGAGTGAGCGTTTAGTCGGTAGTTTTGCCGAGCTGATGAGCTACGACTTTACCGCCAGCATGGAACAGACCCTTGACGATGTCGCCAGTGGTGAGCTGGATTGGAAAAAGGTTCTCGATGGTTTCTATGCCGACTTCACTAAACAACTAGAGAAGGCGGAATTGGCACCAGAAGAAGGCGGTATGCGCCTCAATCAAATGGTGATGACCAATATTAAGTGTCCGACTTGTGGTCGCCCTATGGGGATCCGTACCGGCACAACTGGGGTGTTCCTCGGTTGTTCGGGTTACGAGTTACCACCGAAAGAACGCTGCAAAACCACCATGAACTTAACGCCAGGCATTGAAGCGATTAGCGACAGTGAAGATGCCGAAACCGATGCGCTACGCGCCAAGCATCGCTGCGGCATTTGTGGCACGGCGATGGACAGCTACCTTATCGACGAAAAGCGTAAGCTGCACGTTTGCGGTAATAACCCTATCTGTGAGGGTTATGAAGTCGAAGAAGGACAATTTAAGATCAAAGGTTACGAAGGTCCATTAATTGAATGTGATCGCTGTGGCCATGATATGGAGCTGAAAAACGGCCGTTTTGGTAAGTATTTTGGTTGTACTAACGAGGAATGTAAAAATACTCGTAAGTTACTGAAAAACGGCGAAGCTGCGCCTCCAAAAGAGGATCCTATTTATCTGCCAGAGCTGAAATGCAGCAAGTCTGATGCGCATTTTGTGCTGCGTGACGGTGCGGCAGGGATTTTCTTGGCAGCCAGTACTTTCCCTAAATCTCGGGAAACCCGGGCGCCACTGGTTGAAGAGTTAGTGAAATATCGCGAGCTATTGTGGCCAAAATATCAGTATCTTGCCGATGCTCCTATCGCCGATGATGAGGGGAATAAAGCGGCGGTTAAGTTTAGCCGTAAGACCAAAGAGCAATATGTGGCGACCGAAGTTGATGGTAAAGCAACCGGATGGTCGGCCCATTATGTGAATGGTAAATGGGTGACTGAATCGACGGCGAAGAAAGCTAAGAAGTAA
- the ppsR gene encoding posphoenolpyruvate synthetase regulatory kinase/phosphorylase PpsR: MSPKVFYISDGTAITAEVFGHAVLSQFPLEFESLTIPFVETLAKAENVKRQINDCFITTGERPLVFHSIVKPEIRDIIYSSEGLDYDFLNTFVAPLEQHLGVSASPVLHRTHGKANHGYEARIDAINFAMDNDDGQTMKHMDQADLILLGVSRCGKTPSSLYLSMQFGIKAANYPFTEDDMDNLKLPEALKRNKKKLFGLTIDPVRLHEIRQSRMENSRYSSLKQCRLEVKEVEMMFKRERIPYIDTTNHSVEEIATKILDVTGLERHMF; the protein is encoded by the coding sequence ATGTCACCAAAGGTCTTTTATATCTCAGATGGGACGGCGATCACAGCCGAGGTTTTTGGCCATGCAGTACTCTCGCAATTTCCATTAGAATTTGAGTCACTTACAATTCCATTTGTTGAAACATTGGCAAAAGCTGAGAACGTTAAACGACAAATTAATGATTGTTTTATTACAACAGGAGAAAGGCCGTTAGTGTTCCATTCGATCGTAAAACCTGAAATTCGGGACATTATTTATTCGAGTGAAGGACTCGATTACGATTTTTTAAATACCTTCGTTGCACCACTTGAACAACATTTAGGCGTTAGCGCCTCTCCGGTGTTACATCGCACCCACGGAAAAGCCAATCACGGCTACGAAGCCCGTATTGATGCTATCAATTTTGCGATGGACAATGATGATGGCCAAACCATGAAACATATGGATCAGGCCGATTTAATCCTGCTTGGCGTGTCTCGCTGCGGTAAAACCCCGTCCAGCCTCTATTTATCGATGCAGTTTGGTATTAAAGCGGCCAACTATCCGTTCACCGAAGACGATATGGATAACCTCAAATTGCCCGAAGCGTTAAAACGCAATAAGAAGAAGTTGTTCGGCTTAACCATCGATCCGGTGCGTTTACATGAAATCCGCCAAAGCCGCATGGAAAACAGCCGCTACTCGTCCTTAAAGCAGTGTCGTTTAGAAGTCAAAGAAGTCGAGATGATGTTTAAACGTGAACGTATTCCTTATATCGACACCACCAACCACTCGGTCGAAGAAATCGCCACTAAGATTTTGGACGTGACAGGCTTAGAACGTCATATGTTCTAA
- the zomB gene encoding flagellar motor control protein ZomB, with protein MTFTLVLILIGALLLLVIGINVIQQQKERAEAERRIEFARQRAIIDETETVLSNTGMIPCSTHIILVLYRRVQEALEIATTLSASQQQSDFQRRLTDLKSQIETLQSNTPQMPPIENFRLPDNDKQILVLVQTLKKLKAILRAEHNKGRVDPNVFAQEENRIDSLQLRINVDSMLSRARAASFMKQYGSSKQMVTKALATLHAIKAQTPNDPFIARKVDEAKMLLDEIMGAQKLSAPSAPRPKNEEDDIDMLFQPKKKW; from the coding sequence ATGACATTCACCTTGGTTCTGATCCTCATCGGTGCACTTTTACTGCTTGTTATCGGAATTAACGTTATACAACAACAAAAAGAACGTGCTGAGGCTGAACGTCGCATAGAATTTGCCCGTCAACGCGCAATTATTGATGAAACTGAAACCGTATTATCCAACACAGGGATGATCCCTTGCAGTACACACATCATTTTAGTGCTCTATCGTCGTGTACAAGAAGCGTTAGAAATCGCCACTACTTTAAGTGCGAGTCAACAGCAATCGGATTTTCAACGTCGTCTTACCGATCTCAAGTCACAAATCGAGACATTGCAATCTAACACGCCACAGATGCCCCCTATCGAGAATTTTAGATTGCCGGATAATGACAAGCAGATCTTAGTGTTAGTACAAACACTCAAGAAACTGAAAGCCATTTTACGTGCAGAGCACAACAAGGGCCGAGTCGACCCCAATGTTTTTGCTCAGGAAGAGAATCGTATCGATAGTTTACAGCTACGGATTAATGTTGATTCCATGCTGTCCCGTGCCCGTGCCGCAAGCTTTATGAAGCAATATGGTTCATCTAAGCAAATGGTCACAAAAGCTTTAGCAACCCTACATGCCATTAAAGCGCAAACGCCGAATGACCCTTTTATTGCCCGCAAGGTCGATGAAGCCAAAATGTTGTTAGATGAGATTATGGGTGCACAAAAACTGTCTGCACCTAGTGCGCCTAGACCTAAAAATGAAGAAGATGACATCGATATGCTGTTTCAACCGAAGAAGAAATGGTGA